The nucleotide sequence CCTGAAAGCATAACACCTTTTTCTCCTATTTTTGTATCGATCCCGTTTGTAAGTTTTTCAATGTCGCTTTTTACATCAGCCGCTTCCAAAACCTTTAATATTTTTTCTTTTTCAATTTCCTTTTCATAAAAGCATAAGTTTTCACAAACGATTCCCGATAAAAGTTGAGGACGCTGACTTACATAAGCGGTCTTGTTTCTAAAAGAAAAAATATCGCAATTTTTTAAGGGAATATTATTTATGAAGATATTTTCATTTTGAGGATAGAGGCTGAAAAATTGTTTTATCAAACTTGTTTTACCCGAACCGGTTTTTCCGGTAATTCCTAAAATTTCTCCCTGTGAAATTTCAAAGGAAATATCCTGTAAAACTTTCTTTTCGGAATCGGAATATGCAAAGCTGAAATTTTTAAAAGAAATTTTTTCTATTCTTTCGATTTTTTCTTTGTTTCCCATGGACGGAAATTCGTTGTTATCTCTTATAAGAGCATTTATTCTGTCGATAGCTGCATCTGCCGACTTTTGAATTTGTAAGTAAAAGCCGCTTGCCATTCCGCTCCATGCAATCATTCCGACAAAAACAAAAAATGAAACAAGATTCCCTGAAGTAATTTCTCCTATGTGTACAAGGTAACCGCCGTAGCAAAAAGCTATTATGATACAAAGATTTGTAATAAAGGCTGTACATGGCTGCAAAATAGAGGTTAGTTTAACTTGTGCATAAAGAACCGAAAAATAATTTTTAACAATGGAAGAAAGTTTTTTTAACCTGACTTGCTCATTCACGTAACAGCGTATAAGTTTTATTCCTTCAGCGAGCTCCAAAATACCTTGGTTGACCTTGGAAAATTCCGCATAGGTTTTACCCGTTCTATCTTTTATTGCTTTACCTAACGAAAAATAAATAATAGTTATAAGCGGTATTGGGAGGACAACTGCAAGGGTTAACTTCCATGAAATTAAAACCGACATCATAAAAATTGCAGCTCCGGGATAGGCAAAGGAATCCATCAGCATTATAAAACCGTTAGCAAAATAATTTTCTACGGCCGTGACATCATTTGAGGTGCGAGCCAAAATATCGCCTGAAGTATATTTTTTAAAAAACGGCGGAGTCTTTTTTAAAACCGACGAAATTATTTTTTTTCTAAAAAGATAAGCCGCCCTGTTTCCAGAATTGTGAATAAAGAACATAAACATGGAAGAAAAAAAATATCCCATACAGGTGAAAAAAATTATTTTTACCACATACGCAATAAGGGCACTTTGTGTCATAGTAGCATTTTTTAATTCATCTACGGCAAGACCTATGTAGTATCCCGGCACGACCGTCAAAAACTCATCCGAAAGTAAAAAGAAACCTCCAAACATTCTTTTAAGCCTGATAGATTTAAAAATCTCTTCGGCTTCCTTTTGTATCTTAAACATAACTACTCCGATGTCTCTAAAATATTGTAAACTTAATCTTACAAAAGAGTATAATATATCGGAACCAATATTGTCAATAGTTTAGATATTTTTTATTAAAAGGAATTTTATACATTTACCTCAGAATTCTCCAAGACATACACATTGTTCTACTTCTCCCCACTTTACACAAGCCCTTAAAAGTGCTAGGCTGTTCATCGTAAACTATAACATTTTTACAGGAGATATTATGGATTATCTTAAAAGATTTCAAAAATACATTTCGATGGACACTAAGTCCAACGAAGAAAATGAATGTTGTCCCAGTACTCCCGGACAGCTTGAGCTGGGAAAATACCTTGTAAAAGAATTGACCGAGATGGGCTTAAAGGCCGAGCAGGATGAGCACGGTTATGTTTATTCGGCCATTCCTGCAAACACCGATAAAAAGGTTCCTGCAATCGGTTTTATAGCCCACATGGACACGGCTCCCGATTTGGACGGCAAGTGCGTAAATCCGAAAGTTTTTGTGTACAAGGGCGGGGATATTAAACTCAATGATGAGTACACCATGACCGTCAAAGATTTTCCCTTCTTAAAAGAGCTTGAAGGTCAGGAGATTATTACAACCGACGGAACGACCCTCTTGGGTGCAGACGATAAGGCCGGTATTACAATCATCATGGGTGCTATAGAATATCTTTTGGCTCATCCCGAAATTAAACACGGCGAAATAAAAATCGGTTTTACTCCCGATGAAGAAATCGGAAGAGGCGCCGATCTTTTTGATGTAAAAAAATTCGGAGCGGACTTTGCCTATACCGTAGACGGCGGCCCCTTGGGTGAACTCGAATACGAAAACTTTAATGCCGCAAGCGTTAAGATAGAAATTCAAGGAAAGAATGTGCACCCGGGTTCTGCAAAGAATATGATGGTTAATTCTCTTTCCGCTGCGAGAGAATTGGAGAATATGCTTCCCGAAGAACAAAAGCCGGAATACACTGAAGGCTATGAGGGCTTTATTCATTTAACCTCGATTGAAGGAAGCGTTGATTTTACAAAGATGTCTTACATTATCCGCGATCACTTTATGGAAAGCTTCCTTCACAAAAAAGAACTTATGAAGGCTGCGGTCGATTTTTTAAATAAAAAATACGGCAACATAATCAAGATGGAAATAAAAGATTCCTATTACAACATGAAAGAAAAAATCGAACCGCACATGGAAATAATTGAGCTTGCAAAAAAATCTATGACTGATGTCGGTATTGAACCCCATATAGTTCCTGTTAGGGGAGGTACTGACGGAGCCCGCCTTTCTTTTATGGGGCTTCCCTGTCCGAACCTTTTTGCAGGCGGTTATAATTTTCACGGCCGCTTCGAGCTCATCCCCACAAAATCAATCAAAAAGGGAATTGAACTTGTAGTAAAAATTGTCGAAAATAACGCAAAATAGTTTTTGCTTCAATGCTAACGGGGCAGTAAGAATTATTTTGATTCTTTCTGTCTCGTTAAATTTAAAAGTCTAATGCCTAATTCTGTTTCTTATCCTTGTCGAAGATATTTCCAAAATAATTGCCGTTCCGAAAATAAGATAGGATATAAAGCCGACTTCACTCATATTAAAGTTTAAAGAGCCTGCCATAAAAAGCTCGTAACCTATTCCGCCGGCTCCTGCCGCAGCTCCTACGGCAACAGCATTTCCGAAGTTAATTTCAAATCTAAAAAAGCTCCACGAGATTAGATTGTTTATCGAAGCGGGGAGAACTGCCTGACTTATAATTTCGATATAGCTTGCCCCGCAGGCTTTTAAGGCCTCAATCGTTTTTTTGTCTATGCCGTCAAAGCTTTCCGAAAAACCTTTTACGAGATAGGCTGTGCTGTGGAAGCTCATGCCTAGGACGGCGGCCTCTGCTCCTATGTTTGCAACTACCGAAAATATTAAAACCCAAATAATTGTAGGCACGGAGCGGATAAGGGACATTGCCGTTCTTATAATTTTTACAAGATACTTGTTTGAAAGATTTTCCGAGGCGGCTATCCCTAAAAAGAAAGCAAGCACCACTCCGAAAACGGTAGTTAAAAGGGCAAGGCTTAAACTTACCAAAAGAGAAAAAAATATGTCCGCATAAGAATATTTTTGCGACAGCTTAGGGTAAAAAAATAAATCTTTTGAATATTCCGTAAATTGCAAAAAAGCCTTTTGAATTCCATAGTCGGGCTTTTCCATTTTAAATAAGCTTATAAGTGTAAGGCTTGATAAAAAAATAAGAACAAATAAAATTAATACTCTTTGCTTTGAGAATCTTCTTATTTTTATTTTTTTAATTTTGTTTGCTCGCTCAATCA is from Treponema denticola and encodes:
- a CDS encoding ABC transporter ATP-binding protein; this translates as MFKIQKEAEEIFKSIRLKRMFGGFFLLSDEFLTVVPGYYIGLAVDELKNATMTQSALIAYVVKIIFFTCMGYFFSSMFMFFIHNSGNRAAYLFRKKIISSVLKKTPPFFKKYTSGDILARTSNDVTAVENYFANGFIMLMDSFAYPGAAIFMMSVLISWKLTLAVVLPIPLITIIYFSLGKAIKDRTGKTYAEFSKVNQGILELAEGIKLIRCYVNEQVRLKKLSSIVKNYFSVLYAQVKLTSILQPCTAFITNLCIIIAFCYGGYLVHIGEITSGNLVSFFVFVGMIAWSGMASGFYLQIQKSADAAIDRINALIRDNNEFPSMGNKEKIERIEKISFKNFSFAYSDSEKKVLQDISFEISQGEILGITGKTGSGKTSLIKQFFSLYPQNENIFINNIPLKNCDIFSFRNKTAYVSQRPQLLSGIVCENLCFYEKEIEKEKILKVLEAADVKSDIEKLTNGIDTKIGEKGVMLSGGQRQRIALARALLKEPEVLILDDAISAVDADTEVKIIENLKKSSSFNICIISAHRLSAVQHADKIIVLDDGKIIQQGTHEKLIKEGGWYAEQFEYQHSHSAELMQAEDADLQIDGGKKDER
- the pepT gene encoding peptidase T, coding for MDYLKRFQKYISMDTKSNEENECCPSTPGQLELGKYLVKELTEMGLKAEQDEHGYVYSAIPANTDKKVPAIGFIAHMDTAPDLDGKCVNPKVFVYKGGDIKLNDEYTMTVKDFPFLKELEGQEIITTDGTTLLGADDKAGITIIMGAIEYLLAHPEIKHGEIKIGFTPDEEIGRGADLFDVKKFGADFAYTVDGGPLGELEYENFNAASVKIEIQGKNVHPGSAKNMMVNSLSAARELENMLPEEQKPEYTEGYEGFIHLTSIEGSVDFTKMSYIIRDHFMESFLHKKELMKAAVDFLNKKYGNIIKMEIKDSYYNMKEKIEPHMEIIELAKKSMTDVGIEPHIVPVRGGTDGARLSFMGLPCPNLFAGGYNFHGRFELIPTKSIKKGIELVVKIVENNAK
- a CDS encoding PhnE/PtxC family ABC transporter permease, producing the protein MIERANKIKKIKIRRFSKQRVLILFVLIFLSSLTLISLFKMEKPDYGIQKAFLQFTEYSKDLFFYPKLSQKYSYADIFFSLLVSLSLALLTTVFGVVLAFFLGIAASENLSNKYLVKIIRTAMSLIRSVPTIIWVLIFSVVANIGAEAAVLGMSFHSTAYLVKGFSESFDGIDKKTIEALKACGASYIEIISQAVLPASINNLISWSFFRFEINFGNAVAVGAAAGAGGIGYELFMAGSLNFNMSEVGFISYLIFGTAIILEISSTRIRNRIRH